TCCTTCAAATCAACGAGCTTCTCATAGGCGTAATGCCCTTCCGCATCAGCAACCGGATAACTGTCATTTGGCACATGCATCTTGGCAGGCTCGGCATCAAACGGCACCATGGTCGTACCGGAAACTGGCTCTGTTTCTGGCAAATCAACGAAACCATCACCGTTAGCATCTTGCGCCGCCGTGGCAATTTCTGCCGGCTTCCCATCAGGAAAACCATGGAAGTGTTCCCAATGCTGGACGTTTGCCGGTGTATCAAACATCTCAATATGGATACGCAGTTGCGCACCATCAACCGTAAATTCAGCGGTGCCATGCGGCTTTGTACCGATTTTCTCTGCATTCAACGGTACAATCTCTGCCGTGTATTTCTCAGCCATATAAATCAGCTCCTGTTATGATTTTTGGAACACCCTTAGAATAACGTTTATTTTTTAATTGCTCAAATTTTAAAAGAAAATTTTTAAAGGCAGGTGCTCGTGGTATTCGTTTTGGACAACTAATTCAGCTGAAAATACTTTAGCCATGCGTTCTTGCCCATAAGTGGGTATACTGATTTTAAATTTACTCGCGACTGAACGAGGGGGGAGTCCAATGTTAGTTCACAAACCGAAATACTTTTTCTGGAAGGCAATTGGTGTTTGGCTGATAACGCTTGGTGTTATCACCTTAATCGATATTCTGGATGAACGGGCCAAGGTAGCTTATTTGCTTCAACCTATACTCCATGGAATAATCTTGTTCAGCCTTTCGTTGCTGGCCAACTGGTTATTGATCCATCAATAGGTCGGCTGGAAACCTGAGGTAACAATCCTCAAAGCTTTATTACTGGGCATTCCAATCTATCTCTTTGTTGGTTTTGGCTTATACACAGGGTCACAGCAGTTTCATCTGGACTACAATTGGCAAGCTGCCATTGCCGTAGGATTCGCTGCGGGCCTCTTTGAAGAATACTTTTGTCGCGGCTTACTCTTAGGGCTTTTATTGAAAGCCTTTAGTCGGCATTCCAAAACTTCTCAAATATGGTTGGCTGTTTTTGTCTCAAGTTTATTGTTTGGCTTGTCGCACGTCTTAAATCTTACCCACCAGTCAATGAGCGATACAATTCTGGAAATAATTTCCGCAAGCGTGGGCGGTGTGTTTTATGGCGCAGTTTATTTGCGAACCGGTACCATCTTGATGGCAATGTTGGTTCACGGACTATGGGATTTTATCGTAACACTTATAGTCAGTGGTCAAATAAACACCACTCAAACGGCTGAAGGGACGGCCAGGTCCATTCTGCTTTCATTAATTGTTCTTCTGATCAGTATTTTTTATCTACGAAAATCCAAGATACGCACCATTCAACTTGAAAAACTGACATAGCTTTACTTTTTTACCGCTTTGCAACCTCCAACAACCGTTCCCGCAGTGCCGGATCGGCCGCATATAGGTACAAGCCATGCTTTGCCCTTTTCAGCAAAATGTTAATGGCATTCATCATGATCGCGGCTTTGGCGTCCTGCGTGTCTGCCAGATCCGGCCGTTTTTTGAAGGCTTCTTTGTCTTGGTACTGTGCCAAGTTGACGGCCAGGCGATCGCGTTGCTTAT
Above is a window of Lacticaseibacillus casei DSM 20011 = JCM 1134 = ATCC 393 DNA encoding:
- a CDS encoding CPBP family intramembrane glutamic endopeptidase yields the protein MAVGFAAGLFEEYFCRGLLLGLLLKAFSRHSKTSQIWLAVFVSSLLFGLSHVLNLTHQSMSDTILEIISASVGGVFYGAVYLRTGTILMAMLVHGLWDFIVTLIVSGQINTTQTAEGTARSILLSLIVLLISIFYLRKSKIRTIQLEKLT